From one Rhodamnia argentea isolate NSW1041297 chromosome 1, ASM2092103v1, whole genome shotgun sequence genomic stretch:
- the LOC115743292 gene encoding histidine kinase CKI1-like, protein MQAVVNLILAALLIPSWISMMRHVEDDLKLKSESFSSRMKSEVEHTAEIIHSMNLKATALARILHSSLSSTNFSFVDVETKVAPSMFQALLGVPHITQISYARVDGLFFSYYIDRNQIVMLYANSSLYANSSSPDANKYTWYKQPVDPNTGKRRGDATISHPQSLVSSTWFREALNSTNGVASLDIGWNHKQDHVLLNAASVDARGVVSVGILVKQVTDFFSDINSGGSSLYLVGEDGEVLLHGLPNTHMSITDDSVSIQVMGRDGVMAGHIGKFSCNFSDANSGTSAMNYQETKYTLHCAPVNILGKQSVYILAVPDQTPIGFAHQKHTSLSLLLALLSMEVITNLSFVFLAAGALRREMHLRATLIKQMEATWQAESKSTSRSNAFAQVSHDIRASLAGITGLIEISYNEVSPGSELAKNLKQMEACAKDLLALLNSILDTSKIEAGKMQLEEEEFNLAQLLEDVVDLYHPVAMRKGVDVVLDLSDGSVLKQSLVKGDRGKLKQILSNLLSNAVKFTDDGHISVRAWVQEPRFENPIQASARNSWLTRLSCLFSEKDDNDNGDEAASEVRQNPGSAELVFEVNDTGKGIPKEKRKSVFENYTQVKETAQGQGGTGLGLGIVQSLVRLMGGDIEIADKDVGERGTCFRFNVFLIPCEAGAEKSSDRDFEPGGNSMACSLGLTVHTPNPGHNPSAALSFHSSRQAFRPKSEGSRVVLLIQSEKRRRICGSFMEGLGIKVLMASQWQDLRVILKKVRTKVNLSQHSSSGESDTSLRSGSSDKSHGKARDVALSFRDDADCILPAYYERNSRKNEAGFVLLIIDASSESFQELCETVAEFRQFMLSNCYKVIWLDKPTMRNIDQRAIRDGKIDPRDIIMSKPLHGTRLLQVIRLLPEFGGSVLRTLGEQAEERPVQHLEVTKLVSQETGNTSAGKPLSGKKVLVADDGEVMRKLAAANLLTLGATIHVCENGAEAVKSVREGLSEQWQQGLSDCRPYDYILMDCLMPIMDGYEAARQIREEEKHYGVHTPIIALTAHSSGSETEKILEAGMDLHMQKPANAARLMKAINQIESR, encoded by the exons ATGCAGGCGGTCGTGAATCTGATTCTTGCTGCTTTACTCATTCCGAGCTGGATAAGTATGATGAGGCATGTTGAGGATGACTTGAAATTGAAATCTGAGAGCTTCAGCTCCCGAATGAAATCAGAAGTCGAGCACACAGCAGAAATCATACACTCGATGAACTTGAAAGCTACAGCTTTAGCCCGAATTCTGCATTCATCTCTAAGCAGCACAAATTTTTCTTTCGTGGATGTCGAAACTAAG GTTGCTCCGTCAATGTTTCAAGCATTATTAGGGGTTCCGCACATCACTCAAATTTCTTATGCCAGAGTAGACGGCCTCTTCTTCTCCTACTATATCGATCGCAACCAAATCGTCATGCTGTATGCCAACTCTTCCCTCTATGCCAATTCAAGTTCGCCTGATGCCAACAAGTACACTTGGTATAAACAGCCGGTGGACCCTAACACAGGAAAGCGCCGCGGAGATGCAACCATATCTCATCCTCAATCTCTTGTTAGTTCTACTTGGTTCCGAGAAGCCTTGAATAGCACAAATGGGGTAGCCTCATTAGACATCGGATGGAACCACAAGCAGGACCATGTGTTGCTTAATGCTGCCAGTGTCGATGCAAGAGGAGTAGTCTCGGTTGGGATTCTTGTCAAGCAAGTAACTGATTTCTTCTCCGATATTAACTCAGGGGGAAGCAGCTTGTATTTGGTTGGTGAAGATGGGGAAGTACTTCTACATGGCCTTCCGAACACCCATATGTCTATAACTGATGATTCTGTTTCCATTCAAGTAATGGGTCGAGATGGTGTCATGGCAGGTCATATTGGTAAATTCTCCTGCAATTTCAGTGACGCCAATTCAGGAACATCTGCAATGAATTATCAGGAAACGAAGTATACGCTTCACTGTGCACCGGTTAATATATTGGGGAAGCAATCT GTGTACATATTGGCAGTCCCTGACCAGACACCGATCGGTTTTGCTCATCAGAAGCACACATCGTTGTCACTTCTCCTAGCATTGCTCAGCATGGAGGTCATcaccaatttgagtttcgtgttCTTGGCTGCAGGGGCTTTGAGAAGAGAGATGCACTTGCGTGCCACACTTATAAAGCAAATGGAGGCGACTTGGCAAGCTGAGAGTAAGAGCACGAGCAGGAGCAATGCATTTGCTCAAGTGAGTCATGACATTCGAGCGTCTCTAGCCGGAATTACTGGCCTTATAGAGATAAGTTACAACGAAGTTTCTCCAGGCTCTGAGCTAGCGAAAAATCTGAAGCAGATGGAAGCTTGTGCAAAGGACCTGCTGG CTTTGTTAAATTCCATTCTCGATACCAGTAAAATCGAGGCCGGGAAAATGcagctggaagaagaagaattcaaTTTGGCTCAACTTCTCGAAGATGTGGTTGATCTATATCACCCGGTGGCTATGAGAAAAGGCGTAGACGTGGTCCTAGACCTGAGTGATGGCTCGGTGCTCAAGCAATCTCTTGTTAAGGGTGATCGGGGAAAGCTCAAACAGATCCTGTCTAATCTGTTAAGCAATGCCGTTAAATTCACGGATGATGGTCATATATCTGTTCGAGCATGGGTACAAGAACCCCGCTTCGAAAATCCGATACAGGCTTCTGCTCGGAACAGCTGGCTCACACGCTTGTCATGCTTGTTCTCTGAGAAAGATGATAACGACAATGGCGATGAAGCAGCGAGTGAAGTCCGGCAAAATCCCGGTTCTGCAGAACTTGTATTTGAGGTAAATGATACGGGCAAAGGAATCCCCAAAGAGAAGCGGAAGTCGGTCTTTGAAAACTATACTCAGGTGAAAGAAACGGCTCAAGGACAAGGAGGCACCGGTTTGGGCCTCGGCATCGTTCAGTCTCTG GTTCGCCTCATGGGCGGAGACATAGAGATAGCAGATAAGGACGTTGGCGAGAGAGGGACATGCTTCAGGTTCAATGTTTTTCTCATTCCATGTGAAGCCGGCGCCGAGAAATCATCAGACAGAGACTTTGAGCCCGGAGGTAACAGCATGGCATGTAGTCTTGGGTTAACTGTCCACACTCCTAATCCTGGCCACAATCCTAGTGCTGCCCTGAGCTTTCATAGCTCTCGACAAGCCTTTCGTCCTAAATCAGAAGGGTCTCGTGTCGTGTTACTGATCCAGAGTGAAAAGCGGAGGAGAATTTGTGGGAGTTTCATGGAAGGACTCGGGATAAAAGTACTCATGGCCAGCCAGTGGCAGGATCTTCGTGTAATTCTCAAGAAGGTGCGAACAAAGGTCAACCTCTCGCAACATAGCTCCTCCGGAGAATCGGACACGAGTTTAAGGAGCGGTTCCAGTGACAAGTCCCACGGCAAGGCCAGGGATGTGGCTCTAAGTTTCCGGGATGATGCAGACTGTATCCTCCCTGCCTACTACGAGAGGAATAGTCGCAAAAATGAAGCGGGCTTCGTGCTACTTATAATAGACGCAAGCTCCGAGTCTTTTCAAGAGCTATGTGAGACCGTGGCTGAATTTAGACAATTTATGCTGAGCAATTGCTATAAGGTCATTTGGTTGGATAAGCCGACAATGAGGAATATCGACCAGAGGGCCATTAGAGACGGCAAGATAGACCCCCGTGACATCATCATGTCAAAGCCCCTTCACGGGACCCGTCTGCTCCAAGTGATAAGGCTTCTACCGGAGTTTGGGGGTTCGGTGCTAAGAACGTTGGGCGAGCAGGCGGAGGAGAGACCGGTTCAGCATCTGGAAGTGACTAAACTTGTTTCACAAGAAACTGGAAATACTAGCGCAGGGAAGCCTTTGAGTGGAAAGAAAGTGCTGGTCGCCGACGACGGTGAGGTGATGCGAAAGCTGGCTGCAGCTAATCTTTTGACTCTTGGTGCGACCATCCATGTCTGCGAAAATGGGGCAGAAGCCGTCAAGTCAGTTCGCGAAGGGCTTAGCGAGCAGTGGCAGCAAGGACTTTCTGACTGTCGTCCTTATGACTACATATTGATGGACTGCCTG ATGCCGATAATGGATGGTTATGAAGCAGCAAGACAGATTAGGGAGGAGGAAAAGCATTACGGGGTGCACACGCCGATCATAGCGTTGACGGCTCACTCCTCGGGCTCCGAGACGGAGAAGATACTTGAGGCCGGGATGGATCTCCATATGCAGAAGCCCGCGAATGCGGCTCGCCTTATGAAAGCCATCAATCAAATTGAGAGCAGATGA
- the LOC115743380 gene encoding beta-glucosidase 18-like: MKSSLHFASFFFICFRPNQYVLERKRMRERGVKASACVSFFLLCLCVDCHGVDRSQFPPSFLFGTATSAFQIEGAYLTGNKSLSNWDVYTHIPGKVEDGSNADVADDHYNRYMEDVESMGDLGVNSYRFSISWPRVLPNGRDGETNAEGIDFYNNLIDALLLKGIEPFVTLNHYEFPQVLEDRYGSWLSSEIQLDFAHFAEVCFEAFGDRVKYWVTINEPNMLIYYAYFQGTNPPAHCSYPVGNCSAGDSFLEPYIATHNVVLSHAAAVEIYRNKYQAKQGGMIGIVVSAPFYEPLTDTPADKLAAERALAFQIAWFLDPIMYGDYPPEMLQIVGARLPVFSAEEKKKLSNKLDFIGINQYTAVYAKDCMLSPCPYAYSLGESMVYLTGERDGTLIGDTTAVSYFYVVPSALEKTVMYLKDRYNNTPMFITENGYAQSNAPIDDSIDDTKRVEFFKSYLSALVNALRKGADVRGYFIWSLLDNFEWLDGYTIRFGLYYVDFDTLERTPKLSAKWYKSFLTESNSTAESKRYKCRRNMFMPL; encoded by the exons atgaaaaGTTCTCTTCATTTTGCGAGTTTTTTCTTCATCTGTTTCAGACCGAACCAGTACGTGCTCGAGCGGAAAAGGATGAGGGAAAGAGGAGTCAAAGCTTCTGCTTgcgtttccttcttccttctctgcTTGTGCGTGGACTGCCATGGCGTCGACCGAAGCCAATTTCCTCCATCCTTCCTGTTTGGAACCGCCACCTCTGCTTTTCAG ATTGAAGGAGCCTACTTGACTGGAAATAAAAGTTTAAGCAATTGGGACGTATACACGCATATCCCAG GAAAGGTAGAAGATGGAAGCAATGCCGATGTGGCCGACGACCATTATAACCGCTACATG GAAGATGTGGAGTCAATGGGGGACCTTGGAGTGAATTCATACAGATTTTCCATATCTTGGCCTAGAGTCCTCCCTA ATGGAAGAGATGGTGAGACAAACGCAGAGGGTATTGATTTCTACAACAACCTCATCGATGCCCTTTTGCTGAAAG GTATCGAGCCATTTGTTACCCTGAATCACTATGAATTTCCTCAAGTACTCGAAGATCGCTACGGCTCTTGGCTAAGTTCTGAGATACA GCTAGATTTCGCGCACTTTGCAGAGGTTTGCTTCGAAGCATTTGGCGACAGAGTAAAGTACTGGGTGACGATTAACGAGCCGAATATGCTCATATACTATGCTTATTTCCAAGGTACAAACCCTCCGGCCCATTGTTCCTATCCAGTAGGCAATTGCTCGGCTGGAGACTCGTTCTTGGAACCCTACATTGCTACCCATAACGTTGTGTTGTCTCATGCGGCCGCAGTTGAAATTTACAGAAACAAGTATCAG GCAAAACAAGGTGGTATGATAGGGATTGTAGTGTCCGCGCCATTTTACGAGCCTCTCACCGACACTCCGGCCGACAAACTGGCAGCGGAACGGGCTTTAGCTTTCCAGATTGCATG GTTCCTCGACCCCATCATGTATGGCGATTACCCTCCTGAGATGCTGCAGATAGTTGGCGCAAGACTGCCTGTTTTTTCggcagaagagaagaagaagctgtCGAATAAATTGGATTTTATCGGAATTAACCAATACACAGCAGTTTATGCTAAGGATTGTATGCTCTCTCCTTGCCCTTATGCTTATTCTCTCGGCGAATCGATGGTTTACCTCACTGGAGAAAGAGACGGGACCCTTATCGGAGACACG ACTGCAGTATCCTATTTTTACGTTGTTCCAAGTGCATTGGAGAAGACTGTGATGTACCTCAAAGACAGATATAACAACACACCAATGTTCATCACGGAAAATG GTTATGCTCAATCAAATGCTCCTATCGATGATTCAATTGACGACACAAAAAGAGTCGAGTTCTTCAAGAGCTATCTGTCGGCTCTAGTCAACGCATTGAG AAAAGGAGCCGATGTCCGAGGCTACTTCATATGGTCTCTGCTGGACAATTTCGAATGGCTTGACGGCTACACGATCCGTTTCGGGCTCTACTACGTCGACTTTGACACGCTGGAGAGGACGCCGAAGCTATCAGCCAAGTGGTACAAGAGTTTTCTCACGGAATCGAATTCGACAGCAGAGTCAAAGCGATACAAGTGCCGGCGCAACATGTTCATGCCTCTGTGA